In the Aromatoleum bremense genome, one interval contains:
- a CDS encoding D-amino acid dehydrogenase — protein MHVLVLGAGVTGVTTAWYLAKAGFDVSVVDRQPEAALETSYANGGQISISHPEPWANPTAPLNVLRWFGREDAPLLFRPHADAAQWAWTFAFLRECLPHRTRRNTAAIASLAVHSGERLRALRAETGIAYDHLERGILHLFFTPEEFSRAGAKAAELAAYGIEARLCSRDECLAIEPALAGGAGELAGGLYAPHDESGDAFRFTQALAERAAQAGVRFHYNTTITRIDRTGGLMNSIEVRDAEGRTGSLTASAYVLCLGSYGRALVAPLGEHLPIYPVKGYSVTVPLRDPQRTPSVSLTDESRRIVCSRLGDRLRVAGTAELNGYDTSINPARCQAILDWLEMRFPGATDTTRARLWAGLRPATPNNVPLIGKSGLLNLWYNTGHGTLGWTLACGSASCLAGLMSGRRPPVHNFPFLGNEA, from the coding sequence ATGCACGTTCTGGTTCTCGGCGCCGGCGTCACCGGCGTCACCACCGCCTGGTATCTCGCCAAAGCGGGTTTCGATGTAAGCGTGGTGGACCGCCAACCCGAGGCAGCTCTCGAAACCAGCTACGCCAATGGCGGCCAGATCTCGATCAGCCACCCCGAACCCTGGGCGAACCCGACGGCTCCGCTCAACGTGCTGCGCTGGTTCGGCCGCGAGGACGCCCCGCTGCTGTTTCGCCCCCACGCCGACGCAGCCCAATGGGCCTGGACGTTCGCCTTCCTGCGTGAATGCCTGCCGCACCGCACCCGGCGCAACACCGCCGCCATTGCCAGTCTCGCCGTGCATAGCGGCGAACGCCTGCGCGCGCTGCGCGCAGAAACCGGGATCGCCTACGACCATCTCGAGCGCGGCATCCTGCATCTGTTCTTTACGCCGGAGGAATTCTCGCGCGCCGGCGCCAAGGCTGCCGAACTCGCGGCGTACGGCATTGAGGCCCGCCTCTGCAGCCGCGACGAATGCCTCGCGATCGAACCTGCGCTCGCCGGCGGGGCCGGGGAGCTCGCCGGCGGCCTGTATGCCCCGCACGACGAGTCGGGCGATGCTTTCCGCTTCACCCAGGCCCTCGCCGAGCGAGCCGCGCAGGCGGGCGTACGCTTCCATTACAACACCACGATCACACGCATCGACCGCACGGGCGGCCTGATGAACAGCATCGAGGTCCGCGATGCCGAAGGCCGCACCGGAAGTCTCACCGCCTCCGCCTACGTACTGTGCCTCGGCAGCTACGGTCGCGCCCTGGTCGCCCCTCTTGGCGAACACCTGCCGATCTACCCAGTGAAAGGCTACTCGGTGACGGTTCCGCTACGCGATCCGCAGCGTACGCCGAGCGTCAGCCTCACCGATGAATCGCGCCGCATCGTGTGTTCGCGCCTCGGTGACCGGCTGCGCGTCGCCGGGACCGCGGAGCTCAACGGCTACGATACCAGCATCAATCCCGCCCGCTGCCAAGCCATCCTGGACTGGCTGGAGATGCGTTTTCCCGGCGCCACCGACACCACCCGAGCGCGACTGTGGGCAGGGCTGCGCCCAGCCACGCCCAACAATGTCCCGCTGATCGGGAAGAGCGGCCTGCTCAACCTCTGGTACAACACCGGCCACGGGACGCTGGGATGGACGCTCGCCTGCGGGTCTGCCAGCTGCCTCGCCGGGTTGATGTCCGGCCGGCGACCGCCGGTGCACAACTTCCCGTTCCTGGGGAACGAAGCCTGA